TTTGTCCTTTCCCTTCAGGTATCCGTTTCAACTTCCGGGTCACAAAGATAAAAAACAACACTAAGACGAGAACAGCAAAGTATGTGTTGGGAATTAGATCGGGCTGATGCCACCGAGTCGGTTCAGGAATAATTTCATCTGGTAAAAGTTTTGAAATCGGATAGAGTAAACTACGGTGGCCGTTCTCGGCTGCGAAACTCCCGGCAACTGCTGCCAAACTGAGTCCGACAACCAAGCAGATAAATGATATTTTTTTCATGTTTGTCGTTGTGTCTCTTAAATGCGGGGATAGTTTCGGGCACTTCCCAACTTGAAGTCTACTTGCAAGTTATGTTTCAAGACTGATTGGGATCTTTATTTGAAAGGATAGCCACCATCAAACCGATCGCTTTGATAATAATGGCACCTTGTACTAAAGCAATCCCTCCAGCGAACGCGTATATATTCATCCACTCCATTTTGAACAAGAGATAGAGGAGTCCAGCGAGTACTGTGTATTTACCGATTGCGATGAAACCCAACAAGGACTTTGTGCGCTTCGTTTTTCCGGGACGAACAAGTCGTCGAACCACAAATTCAATGGACCAGAATAGACTCATGCTGATAGCACTACCGATCAGAAAACTTGGGAGTGCGGCGCGTTTAAATCCTAACAATACCGCCGAAATGACTACGGTAAGACAGATTGTCAAGATATAGACGTGGCGGATAAATCGGTCACCAATTTCCAAAACCGGACCCATCCGAGCGACTCCTTTGTCAAAATCGCGGCAAATTAGGATCGCCGAAATTTTCGGATTCGATTGCTTTCAGATTTTATCCTTCTTCAGTGTCCTGTGTTTGTTCTGAAGTGGCACGACGTTGCTTTTCCAGACGTTCGAGTTGGCGGTTCCAACGTGCTACCGAGCGAAACATTTCCATGAATCCAGCGGTAACTCCCATTCCGAAACCGATATAGGATCCAACTGCTGCGTTGCCTAATTTTCCACCGATCCACTTGCCTCCGAAATAGCCGATACAAATCGCGAGTGCAAGCGTTATCCCGATCGAAGCGAGGTCGAACATCCCGATGTTGTCATTTTTCAGATGTTTCAGCCGTTCCTTAAATATCAACATCGCTGCACCTTCATTTTTAACAGCAAGTTTTGGCTTGCAAGCTGCGCCAAAAACGGAACACGTTTATCAGATGGTCGCCTCTTATCAAACAACGTTATATATTATAACACGCGGATATAGGGAATGCAAAAAAAAATAGAGTCGCCTCTGAATTGAGGGTCTGTAGGATAGAAGTAGAGAGAATTAGGGGAATGATGGTTATCACATGCGCCAGCGTTAATTCTCGGTGTGGAGTGCGTCAACAGGTGAAAGCTGCGCCGCCCGCATCGCCGGGTAGACCCCGAATCCTATGCCCATGACAATCGAAAAAATAACAGAAGTCAATATCCACGGTAAGGATAACACGACGGGCCAGGTGTCCACAACCGGCACAATCCGCACCGCGAGCCATGCCATCCCGTGCGCCGCACCCCAACCGCCAGCAATGCCGAGCACTCCACCGCAGAGGCAGAGACAGATTGATTCCGTCAAGAATTGATAGAAGATGTGAATCCGTTTCGCACCGACCGATTTTCGTAAACCTATCTCCCGCGTCTTTTCACCCCAACACCGCTGACGAACAGCGAGAAACCCGCAAGACTGCCCAAGGTGATTTTTATCACTTTTTGAATATGGAAAAGTTGGTGAGCCGTCAGTTTCGCTATCCAAACGCCGATAAACTCATCTTTCCCGCGGTGTCTTTTACGGAGCGTGTTTTTAACAGAAGCAATAATACTGTCCATCTCTGCACCTTTTTTAAAAAAGACGAGCAAGTAATCAACGTAGCGAAAGCCTTTCACCCGTTGTTGATAGGTTGTCAATGGCACAGAGATAGCATCATCTAAAGAGTACGTGTCACTGAGGCTCATGCCTTTTGTTGCCATCACCCCGATAACCCGCAACCTAATCTGAGATTGTCGCCAATGATACCGAACCTTCACCTCTTGTCCGATGGGCGGTGTTTCCCCAAAAAGCTCACGGGCGGTGTTAGCACCGAGGACACAGACCTGCGCTGCGGTCTCTATATCGTTTCTGGTGAGAAATCTGCCGACTTGTAACTCCCACCCCATACCGAGAGCGTAGTCTACTGTGATACCTTCTAAACGCGTTTTCGCTTGATTCCCGTTTCGGCTGCTAACAAAGGTGTTGAAGTCTTCTACTTTCGGCAAGACATATAGCACATCGGGACATTCTGCCTCAACTGCAAAAGCATCTGCAACGGTATATCGTTCTGTAGTGCGCCGGACGAGCCGCGGTCCCTTCCAAATAGAAGTCCGTGTATAGAATGCGATTTGGTTGGCACCGCCCATCATTTCCAGGTTTTGCGCGATGATACGTTTCGCACCATCACCAATAGCGATCATGCAGAGCACACCGGCAATGCCGATGAAGATACCGAGAATGGACAATCCTGCACGGAGTTTATTTTGCGTGAGGGGCTTTATGCCAGCGATAATAGCATCACGAAGTTTCACTTTAGGTTTTCCTATAAGCAATATTAGGTTTTGAGGAAGGATGGAAGAAGAGGAAGGGTGGAAGAAACACGGAGTCCGCTATCTTCCAGCCTTCCAACCCAAGTGCGGATTCAAAACTTCAATGTTAATACTTAAAATTGCTGAGTCCGCTGAATAAATGCTCTACTGCTGTCCCAGAATTTTCAGAAACTCTGGATCATCTCTTACGTCCGAAAATTCGGGGGTTTCGAGGAAAGTCGGGTAGTAGGTATCTTGATTATAGGGCGTTACCACGTAGGAGTCCTGAGCGACTTTTAAATGATGTAAAGTCTTCTCTCGATCCTGCTCAGAAGCCCAGGTACTCACAGCAAGTTGGAAGTGCCCATAATGGTTGTTATCTTCCAAATCAATGGTAATCTGTAGGAACCGTTTCGCCTCGTCATACTTCTTCAACCACAACAGACAACAACCGAAATCATGCGTAAACCACATAAGGTGGTCAAGATTTACAGGTTGACCTGCATCGCGTTTCTTCAACTCTCCTTCCAGGTACGCATTCACTTCCGTAAAGACTTGATCAAAACGCTCCCAATCTTCCTGTTTACCGTAGATGAGAAGCCGATTTTCTTTCGCAGTCAACCAGAATTGAAAATGATGCTCTGAACCGAGTTCGTTGTTAGCACGTTCCAATTTTTCTACTTCAAGGAGTGCTTCATTGAACCTGTCGTTGCATCGTAAGACATCTGCTCCGACTTGCAGGAACTCGCAACGACTGTCGTAACTCACTTCAGGGTTTTCCAAACGTTCAGCGGCTTCATTATAAAGTTGAATCCAGTCATCAATACGACCTTCCGCCGCCCAACATCCAGCAGTGCTCAGATTGACAATAACCTTCAACACATACGTTCCTGACTGCTTGCATGCCCAACGGTAAAGTCGGGTCTGTTCTTCGATAACTTCTTGATTTCTTTCAAGAAAAGCGAGATTATCGACGAACTCATCATGCGCCCAGAAACGCTCTGTATCATCTGGTGCGTCATCCATATACTTACGGAGTAGAGAGATCCGTTTTTCCATTCCGAGTTTGCCCATATACGGGTATATATCATCGACAGCAAGATGCACCAATTCGGGTGTGAGATCACCCTTAAGTGCATCTTCAATCTCGTTGCAGGCTTCTGTAAGAATATTGCCTCTTGATGCGGGGTCAGATTTTACCTGTTCCATAAATGCATCGAACTTGCTACGGAGTTGTTCTAATTGACTCATAATATTCTCCTTCAGATTGTCTGATAATTGAAAATCACCAAAGAATTCGTGTTCCAAGAACTCCTGATCTGTTTGCAGACGCTTCCGCGCTCGGTGGAGTCGACTCGTAATTGTATTCACGGACACTCCCATGAATTTGCCGATCTCTTTCGTTGACATTTCGTCAAGATAGTAGAGTGTTACAACCTCGCGTTCATTCTCAGGAAGTTTTTCCAATAGTTTTTTCACAAGTGCGTGGCAACTCTTGGTTCTCTCTGTCTCCCATTGTGCCGCCACGTGATGTGTGTAAGAAGATTTCTCGATTTCAGCAACAGGTGTGTCCTCCAAGGATTGCATCACAGATTTTTGGCTTCGCATCCAATCGATGCAAAGCCGATTGGCAATGACGTGGAGCCACCCAGAAAATTGATTGGGATTCTTGAGGGTCGGAAGCTTTTTGTATGCCCTCAGGAAGGTGTCCTGCATAATCTCTTCGGCATGGTGAAAATCTTGGATCTTCCGCCAAGCCAGTGCATGAACGCTCTTTTGGTACTTTTCGACCAAGATACCAAACGCAGCGTCGTCGCCCGACAAAATCTTGCGAATGAGTTGAACATCGTTTTCTCTTTCCACGAAACTCCCTCCTAATGAACAGACTGAGTCGCGTTTGCCTTCGCCAAACGACTTAATCAAATGCTGATACCAATTCTGATTGATGATTCCTCTTAAAAGGTCCTACTGTTTTTGGTTATGCCCGGTGCGGTTGGAAACCGCACCANNNNNNNNNNNNNNNNNNNNNNNNNNNNNNNNNNNNNNNNNNNNNNNNNNNNNNNNNNNNNNNNNNNNNNNNNNNNNNNNNNNNNNNNNNNNNNNNNNNNNNNNNNNNNNNNNNNNNNNNNGTCCGAAAGGTATTTCCACACCTACCGGGGTCTGGATGAACGGCGCGGTTAATGGAATATAAACTTTTAGAAATGGTATGAGTTTTGTAAAATTAAGCAATACGGTCAGATTCAGACGCTTTATTATTAAGGACGAAAGTTTAATCAAAAAACGTGCATCCTGTTGAAAAAAATGAAAGAAATAGGAATTTTTTAAAAGTTGTTTTGTGGATATCCAGTTCCTGACGCTTTATGAGAGGCTGGAAACTGAGGAAAAAGGTGTGATATATCAGACTGAGTCTCTCTAAGTTCTTAAGTCAAACTCACGTTTAACGAGTCTTCTTTTACTTCTGCCCCAGAACTTTTAAAAACTCTTTATCATCTTTTATATCCGAAAATTCTGGCGTTTCAAGAAAAGTTTGGTAATACATATCCCGATTTAAAGGGTTTAGCATGTAATCCTGAGCAGTCTTTAAATGATATAAAGTTTTTTCTCTATCCTTCTCAGAAGCCCAAATACTTACTGCAAGGAAGAAGTGACTCCAAGCGTTATTGTTTCCGAAATCAACGGCGATTTGTAGGAAACGTCGCGCTTCGTTGTACTTCTTCGACCACAACAAACAACACCCAATATCATGAGCAGCCCATGTAAGGTTTCCAATATCCACTGGATGACCAGTGTCCCGTTTTTCTATCTCCTCTTCAAGAAATGTGCTGGCTTTGATAAAGACTTGATTGAAACGTTCCCAATCTTCTCGTTTGCTATACACCAGAAGTCGTGTGGTTATTGCAGTCAACCAGAACTGAAAATAGTGTTCCAAACCAAGGGTGCTGTTGAGACGTTCCAATTTTTCTATTTCGAGGAGTGCTTCATCCAATCTGTCGTTGGCGTATGAGACTTCTGCCCCAGCTTGCAAAAAAAGACAACGTGTGTAGCGATTCACTTCAGGGTTCTCTAAGCGTTCAGAGGCTTCCTCATACAGTTGAAACCACTCATCAATACGACTTTCCTCTTTCCAACATTTAGCCTGGGTCGTATCGTAAAGAGCTTCCAACACATACGCATCTGACAGCTGCTCACACGTCCAATGATAAAGTCGAATCTGTTCCTCGACAGTTTCTCGGTTTCTCTGAAGAACAGCAAGCGTATCAACTAATTGCCAATGCGACCAGAAACGTTCTGTGTTATCTGAAGCGATCTTCAGATATCTACGGTGTAGAGAGATACGTTTCTCTAATCCGAGTTTGCCCATATACGTGTATATGTCATCGGCAAGATGCATCAACTCAGGTGTGATTTCACCCTTAAGGGCATCTTCAATCTGGTTGTATGCCTCCTTAAGAATATCCTCTCCCGATGTAGGATCGGATTTTGCTTGCTCTATGAATGCATCAAACTTGCTGCGAATATCCTCAAGTGTTAAAGGATTCATTTCTTCTCCCTCGCTCCAAGCTATTGCCGTAAAAACGACTAAACAGATGAACAAACCAAAGGAAACCTTAACAATACTTTTGCAATTCATTTCGCTTCTCCCGCGATGTGATACTTTGGTGGAATAT
The sequence above is drawn from the Candidatus Poribacteria bacterium genome and encodes:
- a CDS encoding ATP synthase subunit I, giving the protein MGPVLEIGDRFIRHVYILTICLTVVISAVLLGFKRAALPSFLIGSAISMSLFWSIEFVVRRLVRPGKTKRTKSLLGFIAIGKYTVLAGLLYLLFKMEWMNIYAFAGGIALVQGAIIIKAIGLMVAILSNKDPNQS
- a CDS encoding AtpZ/AtpI family protein, giving the protein MLIFKERLKHLKNDNIGMFDLASIGITLALAICIGYFGGKWIGGKLGNAAVGSYIGFGMGVTAGFMEMFRSVARWNRQLERLEKQRRATSEQTQDTEEG
- a CDS encoding ABC transporter permease, translated to MLGIAGGWGAAHGMAWLAVRIVPVVDTWPVVLSLPWILTSVIFSIVMGIGFGVYPAMRAAQLSPVDALHTEN
- a CDS encoding ABC transporter permease, with the protein product MKLRDAIIAGIKPLTQNKLRAGLSILGIFIGIAGVLCMIAIGDGAKRIIAQNLEMMGGANQIAFYTRTSIWKGPRLVRRTTERYTVADAFAVEAECPDVLYVLPKVEDFNTFVSSRNGNQAKTRLEGITVDYALGMGWELQVGRFLTRNDIETAAQVCVLGANTARELFGETPPIGQEVKVRYHWRQSQIRLRVIGVMATKGMSLSDTYSLDDAISVPLTTYQQRVKGFRYVDYLLVFFKKGAEMDSIIASVKNTLRKRHRGKDEFIGVWIAKLTAHQLFHIQKVIKITLGSLAGFSLFVSGVGVKRRGR
- a CDS encoding RNA polymerase sigma factor, with product MERENDVQLIRKILSGDDAAFGILVEKYQKSVHALAWRKIQDFHHAEEIMQDTFLRAYKKLPTLKNPNQFSGWLHVIANRLCIDWMRSQKSVMQSLEDTPVAEIEKSSYTHHVAAQWETERTKSCHALVKKLLEKLPENEREVVTLYYLDEMSTKEIGKFMGVSVNTITSRLHRARKRLQTDQEFLEHEFFGDFQLSDNLKENIMSQLEQLRSKFDAFMEQVKSDPASRGNILTEACNEIEDALKGDLTPELVHLAVDDIYPYMGKLGMEKRISLLRKYMDDAPDDTERFWAHDEFVDNLAFLERNQEVIEEQTRLYRWACKQSGTYVLKVIVNLSTAGCWAAEGRIDDWIQLYNEAAERLENPEVSYDSRCEFLQVGADVLRCNDRFNEALLEVEKLERANNELGSEHHFQFWLTAKENRLLIYGKQEDWERFDQVFTEVNAYLEGELKKRDAGQPVNLDHLMWFTHDFGCCLLWLKKYDEAKRFLQITIDLEDNNHYGHFQLAVSTWASEQDREKTLHHLKVAQDSYVVTPYNQDTYYPTFLETPEFSDVRDDPEFLKILGQQ